One window of Trinickia caryophylli genomic DNA carries:
- a CDS encoding NAD(P)H-dependent flavin oxidoreductase, whose translation MALPAVLQNLSLPVVASPMFIVSYPELVLAQCKAGIVGSFPALNARPAEQLDEWLTQIDEALAAHKAANPGATVGPVAVNQIVHQSNARLEQDIRVCVEHKVPIFITSLRAPVREMIDAVHSYGGIVLHDVINLRHAQKALEAGVDGLILVAAGAGGHAGTLSPFALVGEVRRIFDGPIVLSGSIATGGAILAAQAMGADLAYIGTRFIATREAHAVDSYKRAIVNAAAADIVYTNLFTGVHGNYIRESIVNAGLDPDALPVSDKTKMNFASDKAKAWKDIWGAGQGVGLMDDVPSVAELVARLKDEYDSARARLALR comes from the coding sequence ATGGCCTTGCCCGCTGTCCTCCAAAACCTGTCGCTGCCGGTGGTGGCGTCGCCGATGTTCATCGTCAGCTACCCCGAGCTCGTGCTCGCGCAATGCAAGGCCGGCATCGTCGGCTCGTTTCCGGCGCTCAACGCGCGGCCGGCAGAGCAGCTCGACGAATGGCTCACGCAGATCGACGAGGCGCTCGCCGCGCACAAGGCGGCGAACCCTGGCGCGACGGTCGGCCCGGTCGCCGTCAATCAGATCGTGCATCAGTCGAATGCGCGCCTCGAGCAGGACATACGTGTGTGCGTCGAGCACAAGGTGCCGATCTTCATTACGAGCCTGCGCGCGCCCGTGAGGGAAATGATCGACGCGGTACACAGCTATGGCGGCATCGTCCTGCACGACGTCATCAACCTGCGCCATGCGCAAAAGGCGCTCGAAGCGGGCGTGGACGGGCTGATTCTCGTGGCGGCGGGTGCAGGCGGCCATGCGGGCACCCTTTCGCCGTTCGCGCTCGTGGGCGAAGTGCGGCGGATTTTCGACGGGCCGATCGTGTTGTCGGGCTCGATCGCGACCGGCGGTGCGATTCTCGCGGCGCAGGCAATGGGAGCGGACCTCGCCTACATCGGCACGCGCTTTATCGCAACGCGGGAAGCGCACGCGGTGGACAGCTACAAGCGCGCGATCGTGAACGCGGCGGCGGCCGACATCGTTTATACGAACCTGTTCACCGGCGTGCACGGCAACTACATCCGCGAAAGCATCGTCAACGCGGGGCTCGATCCCGATGCGCTGCCCGTGTCGGACAAGACGAAGATGAACTTCGCGAGCGACAAGGCGAAGGCCTGGAAAGACATCTGGGGCGCCGGCCAGGGCGTCGGACTGATGGACGACGTTCCGAGCGTGGCCGAACTCGTCGCGCGGCTCAAGGACGAATACGATTCGGCGCGGGCCAGGCTCGCGCTGCGGTAA